CCCGTTCATTCTAAGTGGCTCGATAGGTGTGCTTACGTCTCTTGATTTCCTCGGTTTCGGTATGCCTCCAGGTTCGCCGTCCCTCGGAGAACTGCTGGCAGCGGGTAAGTCTAATCTGTATGCACCGTGGCTGGGAGTTTCTGCATTTCTTACTGTTTCTGTGATGCTCTCTCTTCTGATATTCATCGGGGAAGCTCTGCGTGATGCTTTTGACCCGAGACACATAGGTAAATAATGGAAAATATACTTGAGATAAAGAACCTGAATATTGTTTTTGAAATGGAAAATCATGTTGTTGAAGCTGTGAGGGATTTCAGCTTTGAAGTCCGCAGAGGCGAGATATTTGCACTGGTAGGTGAGAGCGGTTCAGGTAAATCTGTATGCGCACACACCATAACAGGCTTAATGAGCTCTCAGGGGGCAAAGATCCGGAGAGGGAGTATAAAGCTTAATTCCAGAGAACTTTCAGGGCTTATCAATGATGATATGCGGAAAATAAGAGGCGGAGAGATCGCATATATCTTTCAGGAGCCAATGGTTTCACTTAACCCTCTGCATACAGTCATCAGACAGGTGACCGAACGTATGCGGGTTATAGATAAAATGCCTGAGAAGAAGGCAAGACAGAAGGCTTTGGGCTTGCTTCATGAGGTGGGCATCAGGGATATCGCTTCCAGACTGAGCCAGTACCCTCACCAGTTCTCAGGCGGTGAGCGTCAGCGTGTTATGATAGCTATGGCTCTTGCCGGGGAACCGTCTTTGCTGGTGGCTGATGAGCCGACAACAGCACTGGATGTTACTGTACAGAAACAGATCCTTGAACTTCTTAAAAAACTTAATAAAGAGAGAAATATGTCCGTACTGCTGATCACCCATGATCTGGGCATCGTGCGCGAATATGCCCATAGGGTTGCAGTGGTTAAGGATGGGCTTATGGTTGAAACAGCAGAGACTGAGAAGCTCTTTTCTGATCCGCAGACAAAATATGCCAGAGAACTTCTGTCTGATGTTGACATAGCCTATGCTTGCCCTCCGGACAGCCTTGAACCTGTTCTCGATATACGGAACCTGAACGTCCGTTACACAGGGAAGGGGATAAAAGGGAGATACGATGTACACGCAGTAAAAGGCGCCTCTTTTGTTTTAAATCAGGGTGCTTCTGTGGGAATAGTTGGTGAAAGCGGTTCGGGCAAGTCGTCCCTTGCCAGAGGCATTCTGCGGTTGACTGATGCGCACGGGGAAGCCCTTTATAAAGGTGTTGACCTGATGAAACTCAGTGCCGGAGACATGCGTAGCTACAGAAGGCATGTTCAGATAGTTTTTCAGGATCCGTTCGGAAGCCTGAACCCCAGAATGACAGCGGGGATGATCGTTGCGGAAGGGTTAAAAGCATCCGGTATGAAAGATAAGGAACAGATCCGCAAAAAAGTTCTTAAAGCATTTGACGATGTGAATCTGGACAGAGAGATGTTTAATAGATATCCCCACGAGTTTTCCGGAGGTCAGCGTCAGCGGATAGCCATTGCAAGGGCTGTTGTCATGGAGCCGGAAGTGATATTTCTGGATGAGGCGACATCATCGCTGGATAAGGTCGTACAGAATCAGGTGATAGAGCTTCTGGCGGAGATTCAGAACAGG
This window of the Denitrovibrio acetiphilus DSM 12809 genome carries:
- a CDS encoding ABC transporter ATP-binding protein — protein: MENILEIKNLNIVFEMENHVVEAVRDFSFEVRRGEIFALVGESGSGKSVCAHTITGLMSSQGAKIRRGSIKLNSRELSGLINDDMRKIRGGEIAYIFQEPMVSLNPLHTVIRQVTERMRVIDKMPEKKARQKALGLLHEVGIRDIASRLSQYPHQFSGGERQRVMIAMALAGEPSLLVADEPTTALDVTVQKQILELLKKLNKERNMSVLLITHDLGIVREYAHRVAVVKDGLMVETAETEKLFSDPQTKYARELLSDVDIAYACPPDSLEPVLDIRNLNVRYTGKGIKGRYDVHAVKGASFVLNQGASVGIVGESGSGKSSLARGILRLTDAHGEALYKGVDLMKLSAGDMRSYRRHVQIVFQDPFGSLNPRMTAGMIVAEGLKASGMKDKEQIRKKVLKAFDDVNLDREMFNRYPHEFSGGQRQRIAIARAVVMEPEVIFLDEATSSLDKVVQNQVIELLAEIQNRYGISYVFISHDLSVVKSICDEVLVMKDGEIVEMGQTEKILSTPENAYTKQLIEASYL